A genomic window from Leptolyngbya sp. BL0902 includes:
- a CDS encoding helix-turn-helix domain-containing protein produces MPTPFPQDDLLQRLMAQAHIPSYRALSQRAAVSRSSINQLRRGQLATMRLETLQRLSQALGIELGDLVARWNAATASANPPAVGPSAGTGSRSVESEALGGTADGAAPQGHAVTVETLHQEYARLQQRLATQEQDLRRQVQQQALRVIEPWLLMWPNAAQAAQQKASLPASKLIPLARPWQELLQTWAVCPIGTLGDVVAYDPKIHQIYQATGALVQPGQAVQVRHLGYWHGEDLLHRAQVIPVAPPTD; encoded by the coding sequence ATGCCCACCCCGTTTCCCCAGGATGACTTGCTACAACGGCTGATGGCCCAGGCCCACATTCCTAGCTATCGGGCCTTGAGCCAGCGGGCGGCCGTGTCGCGGTCTAGCATTAACCAACTGCGGCGGGGGCAACTGGCAACCATGCGCCTGGAAACCCTGCAACGGCTAAGCCAAGCCCTGGGGATAGAACTGGGGGACTTGGTGGCCCGGTGGAATGCCGCTACGGCCAGCGCTAACCCGCCCGCCGTCGGCCCATCGGCGGGGACCGGGAGTCGGTCAGTCGAATCTGAAGCCCTCGGTGGGACGGCGGATGGAGCCGCGCCCCAGGGCCATGCAGTCACCGTGGAAACGCTACATCAAGAGTACGCACGCCTTCAGCAACGATTGGCCACCCAAGAACAAGACCTGCGGCGGCAGGTGCAGCAGCAGGCATTGAGGGTGATCGAACCCTGGCTGCTGATGTGGCCCAATGCGGCCCAGGCGGCGCAGCAAAAAGCCAGCTTGCCCGCGAGTAAGCTGATTCCCCTGGCCCGTCCTTGGCAGGAACTCCTGCAAACCTGGGCCGTTTGCCCCATCGGAACCTTGGGGGACGTGGTCGCCTACGATCCCAAAATCCATCAGATTTACCAAGCCACGGGGGCCTTGGTGCAGCCAGGACAGGCCGTACAGGTGCGTCATTTAGGCTATTGGCACGGTGAAGATCTCCTCCATCGAGCCCAGGTGATTCCCGTTGCACCGCCAACAGACTAG
- a CDS encoding EamA family transporter, with product MLRLLSAWSALLPAPFLVIGSMISIQMGATLAKSIFGQVGPLGMVTLRLGLAAIVLMAWQRPKLRGHTPADYRLLISFGLALAVMNSLFYLAIARIPTGVAVAIEFSGPLLVALLHSRRWLDGLWVALAAVGVVLLSPLRTNNLDPWGVAFALLAGVAWGVYIILSARMGRAFRGGEGLALSMAVGGIVLVPLGLAAEGWAMLSPRILLVGLGVALLASALPYSLEMAALRRLPVQVFGVLLSLEPAIASTISFVALGETLTTQMVVAIGLIMVAAAGVSFFQPRPLVDESLVDQSLIDD from the coding sequence ATGCTGCGTTTGCTGTCTGCCTGGTCTGCCCTCCTGCCCGCCCCATTCCTAGTCATTGGCTCCATGATCTCGATCCAGATGGGGGCCACGCTGGCCAAGAGTATCTTTGGACAGGTGGGGCCGTTGGGGATGGTCACGTTGCGCCTAGGGCTAGCGGCCATCGTGTTGATGGCTTGGCAGCGGCCCAAACTGCGGGGGCATACCCCAGCAGACTATCGCCTACTGATCAGCTTTGGGTTAGCCCTGGCGGTGATGAACAGCCTGTTCTATTTGGCCATTGCGCGTATTCCCACGGGGGTGGCGGTGGCCATCGAATTTTCGGGGCCGCTGCTGGTGGCGCTGCTGCATTCTCGCCGTTGGTTAGACGGGCTGTGGGTGGCCCTGGCGGCGGTGGGGGTGGTGCTGTTGTCGCCCCTGCGTACCAACAACCTAGACCCCTGGGGTGTGGCCTTTGCCCTACTAGCGGGGGTGGCTTGGGGCGTCTACATTATTTTGTCTGCCCGGATGGGGCGGGCGTTTCGGGGAGGGGAAGGGCTGGCCCTCTCCATGGCCGTAGGAGGCATCGTGCTGGTGCCCCTGGGGCTGGCAGCAGAGGGCTGGGCCATGCTGTCTCCCAGGATTTTGCTGGTGGGCTTGGGCGTGGCCCTGTTGGCGTCAGCCTTGCCCTACTCCCTGGAAATGGCAGCTCTGCGGCGACTGCCCGTACAGGTGTTTGGGGTGCTGCTCAGCCTAGAACCCGCCATCGCCTCCACCATTAGTTTTGTGGCCCTGGGCGAAACCTTGACCACTCAAATGGTGGTCGCCATTGGGCTGATTATGGTAGCGGCGGCGGGGGTGTCCTTTTTTCAGCCCCGGCCACTGGTTGATGAGTCGTTAGTTGACCAGTCCTTGATCGACGATTAG
- the gcvH gene encoding glycine cleavage system protein GcvH, with the protein MAFEYPEDLKYLDTHEYARVDEEESIVTVGITAFAIDQLGDIVFLELPDVGDTVERGERFGNVESVKAVEELKSPVDGEVLERNDALIDAPEQIGDDPYGDGWLIKVKVDKFDDLDDAMSAAEYKDQVEG; encoded by the coding sequence ATGGCGTTTGAATATCCCGAAGATTTGAAGTATCTAGATACCCATGAGTATGCGCGGGTAGACGAGGAGGAAAGCATTGTCACGGTGGGCATTACCGCCTTCGCCATCGACCAACTGGGGGACATTGTGTTCCTAGAACTCCCTGATGTGGGCGATACGGTGGAAAGGGGAGAGCGCTTTGGCAATGTGGAATCGGTGAAGGCCGTGGAGGAACTGAAGTCTCCGGTGGATGGCGAGGTGCTAGAGCGCAATGACGCCCTGATCGATGCTCCAGAGCAAATTGGCGATGATCCCTACGGTGATGGCTGGCTGATTAAGGTTAAGGTTGACAAGTTCGACGACCTAGACGATGCCATGTCTGCCGCAGAATATAAAGATCAAGTTGAAGGCTAG